One Tachysurus fulvidraco isolate hzauxx_2018 chromosome 2, HZAU_PFXX_2.0, whole genome shotgun sequence DNA segment encodes these proteins:
- the pth4 gene encoding parathyroid hormone 4: MVQKGQNCRLFISFLLFILLTLARSQQNERRAVTEHQLMHDRGRSIQSLKRLIWLSSAIERLHTAETRSLSSSLSSFSHNDDNDDDNDEDSSKYHTVMDSSVHQEALELLLRDMYRAQPPSGRKQPRILH, from the exons ATGGTGCAGAAAGGACAGAACTGTCGTCTCTTCATCAGCTTCTTGTTGTTCATCTTGTTGACACTCGCTCGCAGTCAGCAGAACGAGAG gcGTGCGGTCACGGAGCATCAGTTGATGCATGATCGTGGTCGCTCTATTCAGAGCTTGAAGCGACTGATTTGGCTCTCTAGCGCCATCGAGAGGCTGCACACAGCAGAGACACGCTCTttatcctcctctctctcctccttcagtcataatgatgataatgatgatgataatgatgaagatTCCTCCAAGTATCACACGGTAATGGATAGCAGTGTCCACCAGGAGGCGCTGGAGCTGCTGCTGAGAGACATGTACAGAGCACAGCCTCCATCAGGGAGAAAGCAGCCGAGAATCCTGCACTGA